Proteins encoded in a region of the Quercus lobata isolate SW786 chromosome 8, ValleyOak3.0 Primary Assembly, whole genome shotgun sequence genome:
- the LOC115955978 gene encoding protein-tyrosine-phosphatase MKP1: protein MVGKEDATSKSRVPCQLAGNRRMFMRSASWSSSRLPSQNPDSEEKECGDPNGNVGNSNGQNRRFPAPLTPRSQHNSKARSCLPPLQPLAIARRSLDEWPKAGSDDIGEWPGPPTPSGRGNGERLKLDLSSIQRNPDKNGGLVKRDKIAFFDKECSKVAEHIYLGGDAVAKDRNILKQHGITHVLNCVGFVCPEYFKADFVYRTLWLQDSPSEDITSILYDVFDYFEDVREQRGRVFVHCCQGVSRSTSLVIAYLMWREGQSFEDAFQYVKAARGIADPNMGFACQLLQCQKRVHAFPLSPSSLLRMYIIAPHSPYDPLHLVPKMLNDPSPSALDSRGAFIVHLPSAIYVWIGKNCEAIMEKDARSAVCQIVRYERVQGPVRMIKEGEEPAHFWDAFSHLLPLMDKPSNGVEVRESTVKVSIGDRKVDSYNVDYEIFKKAIMGGFVPPFASSENEHETHLPARENSWSALRRKFASGDMKEFVSAPKISLSRVYSESRMIGHSSTNLSSPSSSLSSLTSSSSSSSSPPFLSPDSVSSDSSTSSKYFSESSLDSPSAASCSLPVSSTLSNFSNLSLLSKTSNSPEIVGVNSASQPCSKSTSSPSKMFSPSLAERRGSLSKSLKLPLMADNMRVAYTPLSHLSGQDDGIWTHNNNSSPCEPDSIGDILESKDAVKIREGDLTGLWRMHPLGQGLGSAVSNGMVESDSAFSNLMKPLVCRWPRLEKIATFGAGDMNSKDAFAIYSPGLGKNEKRILYFWVGRSFDPDEIQIRLDSERDLDDLKELDWNQVARDALTQMGLPKDTAVEIVKEDEEPIEFLALLRLL, encoded by the exons ATGGTGGGTAAAGAGGATGCCACGAGTAAGTCTCGGGTTCCATGCCAATTGGCTGGTAACCGGAGAATGTTTATGCGGTCAGCTTCGTGGTCCTCTTCCCGTCTCCCCTCTCAAAACCCGGATTCCGAAGAAAAAGAATGTGGGGATCCTAATGGGAATGTAGGAAACAGTAATGGGCAAAATCGTAGGTTTCCTGCCCCGTTAACCCCGCGGTCACAACATAATTCTAAGGCTCGGTCTTGTTTACCACCCTTACAGCCATTGGCTATTGCTCGCCGGAGCTTGGATGAGTGGCCGAAGGCAGGGTCGGATGATATTGGTGAGTGGCCGGGACCACCCACTCCGAGTGGGAGAGGGAATGGGGAGAGATTGAAGCTTGATTTATCATCAATTCAGAGAAACCCGGATAAGAATGGTGGGCTTGTGAAGAGGGATAAGATTGCTTTCTTTGATAAGGAGTGCTCGAAGGTGGCCGAACATATATATCTTGGTGGAGATGCGGTTGCGAAAGATAGGAATATACTAAAACAGCATGGGATTACTCACGTTTTGAATTGTGTAGGTTTTGTTTGTCCTGAGTATTTCAAAGCTGATTTTGTGTACAGAACTTTGTGGTTGCAGGATAGTCCGTCTGAGGATATAACTAGTATTTTGTATGATGTTTTTGACTACTTTGAAGATGTTAGAGAACAGCGTGGAAGGGTATTTGTTCATTGTTGCCAAGGGGTTTCTAGGTCTACATCCTTGGTGATTGCGTATCTTATGTGGAGAGAAGGGCAGAGCTTTGAGGATGCTTTTCAGTATGTCAAGGCAGCGAGGGGCATTGCTGATCCAAATATGGGTTTTGCTTGCCAGTTGTTACAGTGCCAAAAAAGGGTTCATGCATTTCCTCTTAGCCCAAGTTCTTTGTTGAGGATGTATATAATTGCCCCACACTCGCCATATGATCCTTTGCATCTTGTCCCGAAAATGTTGAATGACCCTTCTCCATCTGCTCTGGATTCTAGGGGTGCATTTATTGTTCATCTACCATCTGCGATATATGTTTGGATTGGCAAGAACTGTGAGGCCATCATGGAAAAGGATGCAAGAAGTGCTGTTTGTCAGATTGTCCGGTATGAGAGAGTGCAAGGGCCAGTGAGGATGATCAAGGAAGGCGAAGAACCGGCTCATTTCTGGGATGCATTTTCACACCTCTTACCCTTGATGGATAAACCCAGCAATGGTGTAGAGGTTAGGGAATCTACGGTCAAGGTTAGCATAGGTGACCGGAAAGTGGACTCATATAATGTTGAttatgagattttcaaaaaagCTATTATGGGGGGTTTTGTGCCTCCGTTTGCATCATCTGAGAATGAACATGAAACCCACCTTCCTGCTAGAGAGAACAGTTGGAGTGCTCTGAGGCGCAAGTTTGCATCTGGCGATATGAAGGAGTTTGTGTCTGCTCCCAAAATATCCCTCTCCAGGGTCTACTCAGAATCTAGGATGATAGGACATTCATCTACAAATTTATCATCACCTTCATCATCTTTGTCATCATTGACTtcgtcatcatcatcttcttcttcacctcCTTTTCTCTCTCCAGATTCTGTCTCTTCTGATTCAAGCACCAGTTCAAAGTATTTTTCAGAATCCTCTCTAGATTCTCCTTCTGCAGCTTCATGTTCTCTTCCGGTATCTTCTACTTTGTCTAACTTTTCTAATTTGTCTCTCTTGTCCAAAACTTCTAATAGTCCAGAAATTGTTGGTGTTAATTCTGCTTCACAGCCATGTTCCAAATCAACTTCTTCCCCATCTAAAATGTTTTCACCTTCCCTTGCAGAGCGCAGGGGTAGCTtatcaaaatctctaaaattgcCATTGATGGCTGACAATATGAGGGTGGCATATACTCCCTTAAGTCATCTTTCTGGTCAAGATGATGGTATTTGGACACACAACAATAATTCTTCCCCATGTGAACCGGATAGTATAGGAGATATCTTAGAGTCCAAGGATGCAGTTAAAATTAGGGAGGGAGATTTAACTGGGTTGTGGAGAATGCATCCTTTGGGACAAGGCCTAGGCTCTGCCGTCTCAAATGGGATGGTGGAAAGTGACTCGGCATTCAGTAATCTTATGAAACCTTTAGTATGTCGGTGGCCCAGATTAGAAAAGATTGCAACATTTGGTGCAGGTGACATGAATTCTAAAGATGCTTTCGCTATTTACTCTCCAGGTTTAggcaaaaatgagaaaagaatattatatttttgggtAGGAAGGTCTTTTGATCCTGATGAAATCCAAATTCGATTAGATAGTGAAAGAGACTTAGATGATCTAAAAGAGCTTGACTGGAATCAAGTTGCCCGTGATGCTCTTACCCAAATGGGTCTTCCAAAAGACACTGCTGTCGAG ATTgttaaagaagatgaagagCCAATAGAGTTTCTTGCATTGTTGAGGTTGTTGTAG
- the LOC115957127 gene encoding uncharacterized protein LOC115957127, translated as MAAAKVSLKLLIDKKSHQVLFAEAGKEFVDFLITILALPVGTVIRLLKKQGMVGCLQNFYESIENLSDTYLQPDQNKDSLLKPEVYFSGGVVPLQLPNVESSSTSRNFYRCNNSNSYGYSTNCISYVSANSSAICPSCQNSMSRKLNFVDPPSSINPGSSSEGGYVKGVVTYMVMDNLVVNPLSAISSITLLNNFNVKEVGNLEEKVVDLGMDEKNLESMTDPSQYLKLLNQKVVLPCKGQRVLFAEAGEDFVDFLITILALPIGTVIRLLKKQGMVGCLQNFYESIESLSDTYLQPKQNKDSLLKPKVYISGGGVVPLQLPNIESSTSRKFYRCVQGHAYVSDDRTTSCPSCTRSSITMTSELTYVDSQSGNNSGSSSEGGYVKGVVTYMVMDDLVVKPMSTISSITLLNNFNVKDVGALEEKVVDLGMEEGLKLLKASLLTKNVLTDIFLKS; from the exons ATGGCAGCCGCAAAGGTAAGCCTGAAGCTTTTGATTGACAAAAAGAGTCACCAAGTGCTCTTCGCTGAAGCAGGCAAGGAATTTGTTGATTTCCTTATTACCATTCTCGCTCTGCCTGTCGGAACTGTTATTAGGCTGCTTAAAAAGCAAGGGATGGTTGGCTGCTTGCAAAACTTCTACGAGAGCATTGAAAATTTGAGTGATACTTACCTTCAGCCAGACCAAAACAAGGACTCTCTGCTGAAGCCTGAAGTATACTTTTCTGGTGGTGTAGTCCCTCTCCAATTGCCAAATGTTGAATCATCATCAACATCCAGGAATTTCTATAGGTGTAACAATAGTAATAGCTACGGCTACAGCACCAACTGTATTTCATACGTGTCTGCTAACAGCAGTGCAATCTGTCCTTCTTGCCAGAATTCCATGAGCCGCAAGCTAAATTTCGTAGACCCTCCAAGCTCAATCAATCCAGGGTCCTCAAGTGAGGGAGGGTACGTGAAAGGGGTGGTTACATACATGGTAATGGAtaatctggtggtgaatccttTGTCAGCTATTTCTAGTATCACTCTGCTTAACAATTTTAATGTCAAAGAAGTAGGAAATCTTGAGGAGAAAGTGGTCGATTTGGGCATGGATGAG aaaaatttgGAATCGATGACTGATCCATCCCAATACCTTAAACTGCTAAATCAAAAAGTTGTCTTGCCCTG TAAGGGTCAGCGGGTGCTCTTCGCTGAAGCAGGCGAGGATTTTGTTGATTTCCTCATTACCATTCTCGCTCTGCCGATTGGAACTGTCATTAGGCTGCTTAAAAAGCAAGGAATGGTAGGCTGCTTGCAAAACTTCTATGAGAGCATTGAAAGTTTGAGTGATACTTATCttcagccaaaacaaaacaaagactCTCTGTTGAAGCCCAAAGTATACATCTCTGGTGGTGGTGTAGTCCCTCTCCAATTGCCAAACATTGAATCATCAACATCTAGGAAATTCTATAGGTGTGTTCAAGGTCATGCATATGTATCTGATGATCGCACCACATCTTGTCCTTCGTGCACGAGATCATCGATTACTATGACCTCGGAATTAACTTATGTAGACTCGCAAAGTGGAAACAATTCGGGCTCCTCCAGTGAAGGAGGGTATGTGAAAGGTGTGGTTACATACATGGTGATGGATGATCTAGTGGTGAAGCCAATGTCCACTATTTCTAGTATCACTCTGCTTAACAATTTTAATGTCAAGGATGTAGGGGCCCTTGAGGAGAAAGTGGTTGATTTGGGCATGGAAGAG GGTCTTAAATTGCTGAAGGCTTCTCTACTGACAAAAAATGTTCTGACAGACATCTTCCTTAAATCCTAA
- the LOC115955980 gene encoding uncharacterized protein LOC115955980: MAAVNKTVSLKLVVDTESQTVLYAEAGKEFVDFLIDIIALPVGAFVPLLNQEMLGGLGNIYESIENLGTTYLQPNVNKDTLLKYKAFISGSVGTLGLLQLPNVVTSTSRKLYRCNSTHSCQRVWDVRGTRCPTHFYGTSEASYQGPQRLNNPYSSTEMEGGYVEEAVTYMVMDDLEVKPLSTLSMITLLDKFNLKEIGTLVEKVVNFGMDEGIKLLRASLLSKSVLTDVFLPMLKEEVKAEKAE, translated from the exons ATGGCAGCTGTGAACAAAACAGTGAGTTTGAAACTTGTGGTAGACACAGAAAGCCAGACAGTGCTTTATGCCGAAGCGGGCAAGGAATTCGTGGACTTCCTAATTGACATAATCGCCCTGCCGGTCGGGGCTTTCGTTCCACTTCTGAATCAAGAAATGTTGGGCGGCTTGGGAAACATTTACGAGAGCATTGAAAATTTAGGTACTACTTACCTTCAACCAAACGTGAACAAAGACACTCTCCTGAAGTACAAAGCGTTCATCTCTGGTAGTGTTGGTACTCTCGGCCTTCTCCAATTGCCAAACGTTGTAACCTCAACATCCAGGAAATTGTATAGGTGTAATTCTACTCATTCTTGTCAAAGAGTGTGGGACGTTCGCGGCACACGCTGCCCGACCCATTTTTATGGGACTTCCGAGGCAAGTTATCAAGGTCCACAAAGGCTAAACAATCCCTACTCCTCCACTGAGATGGAGGGAGGGTATGTGGAAGAGGCCGTTACGTACATGGTGATGGATGATCTGGAGGTGAAACCATTGTCCACACTTTCTATGATCACTCTTCTTGACAAGTTTAATCTCAAGGAAATAGGAACTCTTGTGGAGAAAGTGGTCAATTTTGGCATGGATGAG GGTATAAAATTGCTCAGAGCTTCACTACTATCAAAGAGTGTCCTCACTGATGTCTTCCTCCCAATGTTGAAAGAGGAAGTAAAAGCAGAAAAAGCAGAATGA
- the LOC115955981 gene encoding uncharacterized protein LOC115955981 — MAAVTKVSLKLMIDTERRRVVYAEAGKDFVDFLFYILALPIGTLIPLLDQEMVGSLGNIYNSIANVSTTYLRPNVNKESLLKPMAYFSGGTGLPLHLPNVESSRKLYMSCKCLHVSDEFNTICVCGRSMDEETKYIGTPSANNPYSSVGDYVKGKVTYMVTDDLAVKPLSTISVLTLFNKFNIKEIGVLEEKVVDVGMDEVVKLLKASLLTKSILTDVFLSVVKEEVDCSKKGKEEDDR; from the exons ATGGCAGCTGTAACCAAAGtgagtttaaaacttatgaTAGACACAGAAAGACGGAGAGTGGTTTATGCTGAAGCAGGCAAGGATTTCGTGGACTTCCTCTTTTACATTCTTGCCCTGCCCATTGGAACTCTCATTCCGCTTCTCGATCAAGAAATGGTGGGCAGCTTGGGAAACATTTACAACAGCATTGCAAATGTAAGTACAACTTACCTTCGACCAAACGTGAACAAGGAGTCTCTCCTGAAGCCCATGGCATACTTCTCTGGTGGTACTGGACTCCCTCTCCATTTGCCAAACGTTGAATCATCCAGGAAATTGTATATGTCCTGCAAGTGCCTGCACGTTTCTGATGAGTTCAACACAATATGTGTGTGCGGGAGATCTATGGACGAAGAGACAAAATATATTGGCACACCAAGCGCAAACAATCCCTATTCCAGTGTGGGAGATTATGTGAAAGGAAAGGTAACATATATGGTGACGGATGATCTGGCCGTGAAACCATTATCCACAATTTCTGTTCTCACACTGTTTAACAAGTTTAATATCAAGGAAATAGGGGTTCTTGAGGAGAAAGTGGTCGATGTGGGCATGGATGAG GTTGTGAAATTGCTCAAAGCTTCTCTGCTGACTAAGAGTATTCTCACTGATGTCTTCCTCTCGGTTGTGAAAGAGGAAGTTGATTGttcaaaaaaagggaaagaggaagatGATCGGTGA